A window of Falsiruegeria litorea R37 contains these coding sequences:
- a CDS encoding phosphotransferase, which yields MARTDDRFEVLLGGRTNRVWKILGRHRHAVLKLYRNDLQNPLFRNDPKLESLCLRELELTGIAPKLLGHGPFDEGDWVLYDHAPGSCWSCNPEPVAQVLHRLHQVPPPADVPDGCNGSSDLEAHGLAILSECRSDARRTIGNSKPVRHLSQLSECRLIHGDPVPGNVLMHDKQAILIDWQCPAVGDPCEDLAMFLSPAMQMLYRGAPLTEAESQLFLAAYPDNETVGRYAELRPWYHWRMAAYCLWRQERGAADYGSALELELAALDTC from the coding sequence TTGGCTCGGACTGATGACCGGTTCGAAGTCTTGTTGGGCGGGCGCACAAACCGCGTCTGGAAAATTCTGGGGCGGCATCGTCATGCGGTTCTGAAACTCTATCGCAATGATCTGCAAAACCCACTGTTTCGAAATGATCCAAAGCTGGAGAGCCTTTGCCTTCGCGAATTGGAACTGACGGGGATCGCGCCCAAATTGCTTGGCCACGGCCCGTTCGACGAAGGAGATTGGGTTCTTTACGATCATGCTCCGGGATCATGTTGGTCGTGCAATCCCGAACCGGTAGCACAAGTTCTGCACCGCCTTCATCAGGTGCCCCCGCCTGCGGATGTTCCGGACGGCTGCAACGGCAGTTCGGACCTGGAAGCTCACGGACTGGCGATCCTGTCTGAATGCAGGTCTGATGCCCGCAGGACTATCGGCAACAGCAAACCCGTTCGCCATTTGTCACAGCTCTCCGAATGCAGATTGATCCACGGTGATCCTGTTCCGGGGAATGTCCTGATGCACGACAAACAAGCCATACTGATTGACTGGCAGTGCCCGGCGGTTGGTGACCCCTGCGAGGATCTGGCGATGTTTTTGTCTCCTGCAATGCAAATGCTGTATCGTGGGGCGCCCCTAACAGAGGCTGAATCCCAGTTGTTCTTGGCAGCCTACCCTGACAACGAGACAGTCGGGCGCTACGCCGAACTGCGTCCTTGGTACCATTGGCGCATGGCGGCCTATTGCCTGTGGAGGCAAGAGCGCGGCGCGGCTGATTATGGATCAGCTCTGGAGCTGGAGCTGGCCGCTCTCGACACCTGTTAA
- a CDS encoding ABC transporter permease: MTRLSWFNVVSLTLGFAFLYIPMLILIIFSFNESKLVTVWAGFSTKWYGELMQNEAFLNAAWVTVKVAVMSSTLATVLGTMAAYVLVRGGRFMGRTLFSGMIYAPLVMPEVITGLSLLLLFIGIGLDRGVLTIVLAHTTFSMCYVSVVVSSRLVTFDRSLEEAALDLGCSPSEAFRLVTLPIIAPAVISGWLLAFTLSLDDLVIASFTSGPSATTLPIKIFSAVRLGVSPEINALSTIMIAIVTVGVITASLVSKRAMVRQKQEEQAAARTA, encoded by the coding sequence ATGACCAGATTGAGTTGGTTCAATGTCGTCTCGCTGACGCTGGGGTTTGCGTTCCTGTATATCCCGATGCTGATCCTGATCATCTTCAGCTTCAATGAAAGCAAGCTGGTGACCGTTTGGGCGGGGTTCTCGACCAAGTGGTATGGTGAACTCATGCAGAACGAGGCGTTCTTGAACGCAGCTTGGGTCACCGTCAAAGTGGCGGTGATGTCGTCGACACTGGCAACTGTTCTGGGAACGATGGCGGCCTATGTGTTGGTTCGGGGTGGTCGTTTCATGGGGCGAACTCTGTTCTCAGGGATGATCTACGCTCCGCTTGTCATGCCCGAAGTTATCACAGGTCTGTCGCTCTTGCTGTTGTTCATCGGGATCGGCTTGGATCGTGGGGTGCTGACAATCGTGCTGGCTCATACGACATTTTCGATGTGTTACGTTTCGGTAGTGGTGTCATCACGGTTGGTCACCTTTGACCGTTCCCTAGAGGAAGCAGCGCTTGACCTGGGATGCTCGCCCTCAGAAGCGTTTCGGCTTGTCACGCTACCAATTATTGCGCCTGCTGTAATTTCAGGCTGGCTTTTGGCGTTCACGCTGTCTCTGGATGATCTTGTGATCGCATCTTTCACGTCTGGCCCGTCGGCGACAACTCTGCCGATCAAGATATTCTCGGCTGTGCGCCTTGGAGTTTCGCCTGAAATCAATGCCTTGTCCACGATCATGATCGCAATTGTGACAGTCGGGGTGATCACTGCCTCGCTGGTCAGTAAACGCGCCATGGTACGTCAAAAACAAGAGGAGCAGGCGGCGGCTCGAACCGCCTGA